A segment of the Nitrospina gracilis 3/211 genome:
GCCAGGGAGTGCGGTTCCATCCCCTGCCGCAGGAAGCCCTGCGCGCCATACTGGAATCGCATCCAGATGCGGAAGGCATGCTTGATGAGGAAATTGAACTACGCGTCCTGCGCTCGCAAGGTCAGGTTGCGCGGGCCTTGGCGGAGGATGTGGCGGAGATCGCGCGTTACCGCGAGGAATTGCTGGCTCTTTTGAGTCAACTCAGCTTCCGCCGTATGGACCTGCTTTTCGCGTGGTGCCGGGAGACCGGCCGGGGACATGATCTGCCCCAGATTAAAAAGATTCTTGAAGAACTGCTGGGCCTTTTGCGCGACGTCGCCCTTTTGCAGGCGGGATGCGGTACGGAGTCGCTGAACAACCGCGACCTCGCAGGCCGGCTCGGCCCCCTTGCCCAGGCGAAGCCGCGGTCCGCTGTCCTTCATATGATGGAATCCGTGTTCCGCACCCGCAATCTTCTGGAACGGAACGCCAACGTCCAGTTGACTCTGGAAAACATGCTGATGCAATTCTGTGAGGCCGCGTGAGGAAGAAACCATGCAAAACGAAACTTTGAATCCCAGTACCACAGAAGGTGATGCCTGTGCGGAGCCGTCCCGGCCCAAATTCGTGATCGGGGTTCGCCTGCGTGGTCGCGACAAAACACAGGTGTGCGATCCGCACACGCTCCAGTTGCGTGTCGGCATGGAAGTGATGGTTGAAACCGAAGACGGTCTGCAGATCGGCGTCGTGGCGTCCAATAAAATCCTCAACGTACGCAAGGACGCGTGCCGTCCGCCCAAAGTCATACGCCTTGCAAACCAGGAAGACCTCCAACACGAACAAAACAAATGCGAGCGCGAGTCCAAGGCCACTGTTATGTGTCGGGACCTGATAGTAAACCTGAAACTGCCGATGAATCTGAGCCGCGTGGTGTTCTTCGAGGAACTCAACAAGTCGGTGTTCTACTTCACCGCAGAAGGACGCATCGACTTCCGCCAACTGGTCAAGGAACTCGCCTCGCGGCTGCGTCACCGCATCGAGATGCGGCAGGTCGGTGTGCGCGACGAAGCGAAGTCGATCAACGGCCACGGTGTGTGCGGCGAGGAGCTCTGCTGTTCGCGCTTCCTGCCGGAGTTCACCCCCGTTACCATCCGCATGGCCAAGGACCAGGGCCTCGCCCTCAATCCCAGCAAGATCTCAGGCGTGTGCGGTCGGCTGATGTGTTGCCTGCAATACGAACACAATATCTACAAGGACCTCATTAAAGAAATGCCCAAGCTGGGTAAAACCATTTCGACTCCGGACGGCAAGGGCCGCGTCATCCAGAACGACATCCTGAAACAGAAGGTGACCGTTCGCCTTGAGGACGATTTCATCATGTACTATGATCTGGAAGAACTGCGCGAGCACCTGCCCCCGCAGGCCGTCCAGCCGCCCAAACCGGCCAGCTAACCCTCAACCGCATTCACCACTGAAATGAACCGAACCTTTTACATCACCACACCGATTTACTACGTCAACGACGTGCCGCACATCGGCCACGCTTACACGACCATCGCCGCCGATGTCGCCGCGCGCTACCGCAGGCTTGACGGCGATGACGTGTTTTTCCTGACCGGCACCGACGAACACGGTCAGAAAGTCCAGCAGGCGGCGCAACAGGCCGGACGCACCACGCAGGAACATGTCGACGCCCTGCACAAACCGTTCAAGGACCTGTGGGTGCGCTTCAATATTTCCAACAGCGACTTCATCCGCACCACGGAAGAGCGCCACACCCGGGTGGTGCGCCAGATTCTTCAGGCATTGTACGACAAGGGCGAAATCTACCGCGACAGCTACGAGGGCTGGTACTGCATGCCGGACGAGCGCTTCTGGACCGAGAAGGACCTGGTCGACGGCAACTGTCCGGAATGCGGCCGCAAGGTGGAGAAGATCAAGGAGTACAATTATTTTTTCAGGATGAGTCAGTATCAGGACTGGCTGATGGACCACATCCAGAAAAACGAATCGTTCATCCTGCCTGCGTCGCGCAAGAATGAAATACTCGGCTTCCTCAAAAAACCGCTGGAGGACCTGTGCATTTCGCGGCCGAAGGAACGCCTGCCGTGGGGTATCCCGATGCCTTTCGACGAGGACTACGTCACCTACGTCTGGTTCGACGCGCTCATCAACTACATCTCGATCCACGGCAGTCTGGAAGAAATCCTGAAAACCAAGTACTGGCCGGCGGCGCATCACCTGATCGGCAAAGACATCCTGACCACGCACGCGGTGTACTGGTCCACCATGCTGAAGGCCATCGGCATCTCCCCTCCCCTCAACATCTTCGCGCACGGCTGGTGGACGGTGGAGGGCAAGAAGATGTCGAAGTCGCTCCGCAACGTGGTCGAACCGAACCTGTTGATCGACCAGTTCGGCGTGGACGTCATCCGTTACTTCCTCATGCGCGAGGTGCCGTTCGGTCTCGACGGCGACTTCTCGCACAAGGCGCTCATCGGCAGGGTCAACAGCGACCTCGCAAACAACCTGGGCAACCTGCTGAACCGCACGCTCAACATGATTGGAAAGTATTACGGAGGTACGGTGCCGGAGGCAGGTGTGGAAGGCGACGAGGACGCCGGCCTCAAGGGCAAATCCAAGGAAGTGGTCGAGCAGGTGCACGACTTCTACGACGAGCTCGCCTACAACCGCATTCTCATGAAAATCTGGGAACTGCTCGACGCATCCAATCAATACATCAATAACACCGCGCCGTGGAACCTGGCGAAATCCGACGAAGGCAAACAACGCCTCGCCACCGTGCTGTACAACGCCGCCGAAGCGTGCCGCGTCATCGGGATCCTCATCTACCCATTCATGCCGGACACGACAAAGAAGATGATGACGCAGTTGGGCATCGGCACCTCCATCGAGGAACAGGGGCTCGCCTCCATTCGCACCTGGGGCTGGTTTCCTGCGGGGACGGAGATCAAGCAGGGCGAACAGATTTTCCCGCGCATCGAGGACAAGGCGGCGGAGAAGATTCTGGCGTCGGTCGAGGCCAAGGCCTCCGATGACGGCGCTTCGGCGGAAACGGACGGAGACAACCTGATCCAGATCGACGAGTTCATGAAGTTGGACCTGCGCGTGGCGTTGGTCGTGGAAGCCGAAAAAGTGAAGAAATCGAAAAAGCTCATCAAGCTGAAAGTCGATCTCGGCAATGAACAACGCCAGGTGGTGGCGGGCATCGCAGAGAGTTACGAGCCGGAAAAACTGGTCGGCCGCAAGGTGATTCTGGTCGCCAACCTGAAACCGGCGAAGCTCATGGGCATCGAGTCGCAGGGCATGATACTGGCCGGAAGCGACAAGGACAAAATCGTCCTCGCCGGATTCGACGAGGAACTGGAGCTGGGAGCGCGTGTGAAATGATCATCGACACCCACGCACACATGGATATGACGGACTTCGACGCCGACCGCGACGAGATGATCCAGCGCGCCGTCGAGAGCGGTGTGAAGTACATCGTCAACATCGGGTGCGACATCCCGAGCAGCACACGTTCGGTGGAGTTGACCGAAGAGCACGATTTCATTTACGCCTCCGTCGGTATCCATCCGCACGACGTCAAGGACATCGATGAAAACACGTACCTCGAACTGAAGGAACTGCTCCAGCATCCTCGCGTGATCGCGGTGGGCGAGACGGGACTCGATTATTTCAAGAATTACTCGCCGCACGATCTCCAGCGCGAGCATTTCCGCAAACACATCGAGCTGGCGCGCGAACACAGGAAGCCATTGGTCATCCACACGCGCGACGCGAAGGAAGACACCATCGCCATCCTGTCCGAATACTATCCGAATGATCCCAACGCGCGCTCCGGCATCTTCCACTGTTTCACCGGCGATCAGGAACTGGCAGAGGCGGCGCTGGCGATGGGCTTTTATATTTCCTTCTCCGGCGTGGTGACGTTCAAGAACGCGGAAGAGTTGCGCGCCGTGGCCAAAACCATTCCTGCCGACCGCCTGTTCGTGGAGACCGACTGCCCGTACATGGCGCCGGTGCCCATGCGCGGCAAACGCAACGAACCGGCATTCGTCAACCACACTGCCAATTTCCTGGCGGAGTTGCGCGGCACCAGCGTGCAGGACCTGCACCGCACGGTGGAACTCAATTTCTTCGATCTGTACGGCATCGGCAGCAAAGCCAAGTCCGGTACCATCTCGTACCAGATCCGCAACTCGCTGTATCTCAACCTGACGCAACGGTGCACCGCCAATTGTGTGTTCTGCACGCGCATCTCGAAACCCATCGTGCAGGGATACAACCTGGCCCTCGACCGCGAACCCACCGCACAGGAGGTTTGGGAGTCGATCGACGACCCGACCAAGTACGACGAAGTCGTGTTCTGCGGCTATGGCGAACCGACCCTGCGGCTTGACGTTATTAAAGAAGTGGCAAAAAAGATCAAAGGCGCCGGAGGGCGCGTGCGACTGAACACCAACGGTCACGGCAACGTCATCAACAAACGCAACATCCTGCCGGAGCTGGAAGGCCTCGTCGATTCGGTTTCCATCAGCCTGAACGCCGACAACTCCGACGCGTATGATGAAGTCAGCCAGCCCCTGCCCAATTACCGGGGAAAAATCTACGACGAGATTCTAAAATTCATCGAAGACGCCAGGCTCCATATTCCGGACGTGCAGGCAACCATCGTGACGCACCAGAAGGACGTGGATGAGGATAAATGTGAAGAGATCGCCGAGAAGCAGTTCGGCGTCAAGTACCGTCCCCGGCGGTACAACATCGTAGGATGATCCCCATGCGACGCTGGATTTTAATAGGAAGCATACTGGGCGGTTTGAGCGTCATGCTCGGTGCCTTCGGTGCGCATTCTTTAAAAGCGGTGCTGACTGAAAAAAGCCTCGCCACGTTTCAGACCGCGAACCAGTACCAGTTCTTCCACAGCCTGGCGTTGGTTCTCGTCGGCCTGCTTTGCGGGTACCTGGGGGAAGGAAACGACTCCAAGGCGAACAAAGCGGGCTGGTTTTTCCTCGCGGGCATCGTCATGTTTTCTGGGAGCTTGTACTGGCTTGCGCTGGGCGGCCCCAGGGTGCTGGGACCCGTCACCCCGCTGGGCGGGTTGTCGTTCATGATCGGCTGGTTCCTGCTCGCCTTCTCATTTCCCAAAAAGTAAACCCTCTTTCGCAAAAAAACACCACCGCATCCCCGCCGCTTGGATACGGTTTATTTTAAATTGGGACTTTTCAGGATACTTGGAATTGAAGCCGGAGCCTCATTCCTGTTTGTCGTCTTCAGGAACCACGGTGTCCTGATTAATGACTTCGATTTCCTTGAAGATGTTTTGGAAGGAGTCAAAGAACTTTTCGAAATCGACACGGTTCTGGCTGATGGTGCTTTTCAGCATGTCGAGGCGGATAACGAACAGCTTGAGGAACTGGTCCTTGAACTTGCCGATGAGCAGAGGGTCCATTTGGTCCATCTGGTCTTTATGGTAACGGAGGAGGGTGGCGTCGGTTTTGGCAAGGACGCTGGTCACACGGGGAACCGCTTTCACAAAAGGCACATCCCCAAACAGCGCACCGACGTGAAGCTCGGTGATCTCGTGATCGAGATCCTCCCCGGCGGAAATCACGATCGTGCCTTCCAGCACGAAATACATCGTCGGATCGGTGGTCCCCTTGCGGATCACGCACTCACCTCTCGCCACATTCTGCACGGTGCCGGTGATCTGTGCTAATGCCTGTTTTTCCTTCTCGGTGAAGTCATCGAAGAAGGAAATCCGGTTGAGATGGTCTACCAGGTCAGCGGTTTTCATGCTCCCCCTCGGTTTAAAGAAAGGGGTCCCGAGCCAAGGGACCCTCCAAGATTATAATGCAGATTGGCGGCGTGGCAAATCGTTTTGCTTCGAAAAAACGGCCACATAGAGTCGGGCCACTGTTTTTCACAGCCCTGTCCCGGCTGTTTCACCTTCCCGAACGGGCCCGATTAAAATTATTTAATATTCGCTTAACGTCCTCTTAATCCACACTCCTTATTCTAAGCACAAAGACCTGAGGGGCTTCCCCGGGCAGAAATTCAACCAATCACTCATCTCCGGATGGAGACAGAACTATGATGAAACTGAATTGGAAAACAATCACACTGGCGTCGCTTTTGTTTGTCGGCGTGCCCATGCTTTCCATCATGGGGAGCGGTCATAGCTTACAACCGGAAAACGCATATGCATTGAGTACAGACACAAGCCCGGTGGGCACCAATCGCATTACCGAGGTGGTGAAAAAGCAGGACAAGGCGGTGGTCGGCGTGCATTCGTCCGTCAAGATGGAACGGACGCGTGGCATGGACCCGCGGAATCCGTTCGGTCCCGGTGTTCCCTCTCCCGGCCCGGCCCCTCAGGGATCCGGCTCCGGCTTCATCATCGATAAAGAAGGCCATGTCCTCACCAACAACCACGTGGTGGATGGTGCGGACCAGGTGAAAATCCAACTGCACGACGGCAAGGAGTATGAAGCCGAGGTGATCGGCAAGGACCCGGCCACCGACATCGCCCTGCTCAAAATCGTGCGCAAGGAAGGCGACACCTCGCCCCTGCCGCACATGAAGCTGGGTGACTCCAAAAATCTCGAGGTCGGCGAGTGGGTCATCGCCATCGGCAACCCGTTCGGCCTGAACCACACCGTCACCACGGGCATCGTCAGCGCTAAGGGACGCAACCTCGGTTCCGGTCCCTATGACGCGTTCATCCAGACCGACGCCTCCATCAATCCCGGAAACAGCGGCGGCCCGTTGCTCAACATGAACGGCGACGTGATCGGCATCAACACCATGATTCTGTCCGGCAACGGCGGCAACGTGGGCATCGGCTTTGCCATTCCCATCAACATGGCGAAATCGATCGTCGCCGACCTGAAAAAGGACGGCAAGGTCACTCGCGGCTGGCTGGGCGTCACCATCCAGAAGATGACCGAGGAACTGGCGTCCTCGTTTGGTTTGAGCGAGCCGAAAGGTGTGCTGATCAACGGCGTCCTGCCGAAAGGCCCGGCGGAACGCGGCGGCCTGAAACGCGGTGACGTCATCGTCAAGTACGACGGGCAGGATCTGGTGGATTTTTCCGCCCTGCCCAAGATGGTGGGAACCACCGCACCCGGCAAAACCGTAACGCTGGACATCCTGCGCGACGGCAAACCGGTGAGCGTGGAAGTCACTATCGAGAAGATGCAGGAAAGCCAAGCCTGATTGACTGCGAAGGGTTCCTCCTCCCCCTTCGCTCCCTGGGCAAAAGGTTCGGACGCTCCCCCGTCCGGGCCTTTTGTTTTTTATTTCCGTAAAGTTCGTTTGCGAAGCGACGCTTTACTGCTTTGCGTACACGGGAACGAGGAAGCGGCTGTCGTAATCGACTCCCGGAGTTTCGGCCTTGATCTCGATTTCCCAGAACCGCCCCGGCCGGCCGCTCAACTCCGTGGTCATTTCCTTGTTGTCGGGCAGGTCCCATTCCATCAAGAACCCCCCGCCGCGCGAGGCGCCGGAGTTCATCGTCCGCTCCTCTCCGTAGATCTGGTAACACACCACCTCCCGCGTGCGCTTCCGCCCGGAGTACCGCGTTTCATAAACCTCTTCAATAAAACGCAGGTTCAGCGTGACCGAATCGAAGGCGGCGGGCATGCCTTCCAGCGCCAGCTTCATCTTCCCGCCCAGGTAAAACGGGAACCCCAGAAAGCGCAGGCGGCTGTTGCCGTATTTGAGGTACTGCATGTACTTGCGGATGCCGTCGCCGATGATCAGCACGACGATGAAATCGAAAAAGAGCACCACGCCCTTCACCCACATGGGAACCTGTTGTTCCTCGCTGAACCAGGCGATGTAATGAAACGGCGCGAGAAAGGCGATGAAAACGGTGGCGGTGATGAAATGCTTCACCACGTCCTTCATTTTGTTCTCGGCAATACCGAGCGGATNNNNNNNNNNNNNNNNNNNNNNNNNNNNNNNNNNNNNNNNNNNNNNNNNNNNNNNNNNNNNNNNNNNNNNNNNNNNNNNNNNNNNNNNNNNNNNNNNNNNTCCCAGACGTAGTCCCAAAGCCAGGGCTGATGAGGCGCGCGGCGGCGTCCTTCCTCAATTTTCTTTGTGAGGCCGAGCCCGAGGAAACCGTGAACGATCATGTACGCCCCGGCGAGGAAGAACAGGCCTCCCATCACCGCCAGTACCCACATCGGCGCGTGCACGCTTTTCGGGTCGAGATGAATGACGCCGAGGTACATGAGGAACAACATCACCCCGACGCCGGCGAACGGCAGGCCGAAAAGGATGGATGGCCAGCCGTGGATGGTGGTGCCGCTCACCGAGCCCCTGCTTTTTCCCAGGCGCACGCGTTCCCAGTTGACGGTCGATTCCCCCTGCATCGCCCCTCCTCCAATCCGTGATTAAGGTCTTTATCCAATATAAAGGCTGGACGCGGGGTGTCAAATGGCCGGTGCAGACACTAGGAAAAAGCTTACATAAAGGAAATGAAATAGAAGTAAGGAAAGCTAATATGCGTTTCGGCGGCGGTGACGCCAGCGGCGCACCAGCGCGGTCACCAGCATGAGGAACAGAAACAGGAACACCAACATCTGCGGCCAGAACGGCTCCTCACCCCAGTCCGGTCCGAAGTACACACTGCCCGTTATGTCGCTGGAATAATGCTTCAGCATCTCGCCGTACTCCACCAGCAGGTGGACGGGGTATTCCCCGCCGGGGCGTCCCGCCACCTTCTTAACGGGCACTTCGAAATGCTTTTCCTGCCCGCCGTGGATGGTGAATCCCATCATGCCGGAGAACTGCGAGGCGGTGAGCTCCGGCGGCAGGAGCAACATCAGACGTACATTTTTAAAGGAAGGGGAATCGTTGCGAAGCGCGATGCGCAGGGTGGACGTGTCGGTGTTCTCCTGGTGACGGGCCCGTATGTCTCCGGTGATCAGGGCCTTGAGCGGCTCTTCATAATGAAAGGAGTCGGTGTGCAGTTGCGTCCGGGTCGCGTCGCTGTGCATCCCGGTCTTGTAATTGACCATCGCCACCACCGGGTAACTACCCACTCGCCGCACCGGGGGATGCTGGTCATTGACCAGCGTCACTTCCTGCCCCGGTTTCAACTCATGGATCATCGGCATGTGCGCCATGGTGTGGTGAAAGTGAAACATGGGGTGCACATGGTGGAGCGGCCGGGACCCGGTATTGCGCAAATGGAGGGTGATGGTCACGCGCCCGTCACCGGTGACGGTGGGATCCGTGGTGATGTCCAGGCGGTTCTCCGCAGACAACCCTGCCACCGGAGCGGCAAACGCCGCCACCCAGACAGCAAACCCAAGGGCCGTATTACGGAAAAAGGCGTTCACGGGCAATCACCGTTCAAATTAATGATCTACTGAGTTTATCACAGCCCCGGGAAGGGCCGCGAAGGCTTTTAAACGCTCCCGGCCCGAGTCTTCACACGGTATCCTCATGGCTGAAAATGGTGGTATCATGAATTAAGGCACCCATACGACCAACCCTAAGGGGGGAGATTCGAACCATGAATGGATTCATCGTCGGGCTTATCATCTTACTGGTCATCCTGTTCAGCGCTTTCAAGGTGCTGAGGGAATACGAACGGGGGGTCATTTTCCTGCTGGGCAAATTCTACAAGGTCAAAGGGCCGGGCCTCATCCTGGTCATTCCCATCCTCCAACAGATGGTGAAGGTGAGCCTCCGCACCGTGGTCATGGACGTGCCGCCACAGGACATCATCACCCGCGACAACGTCACCGTGCGCGTCAACGCCGTCGTCTATTTTCGTGTGATCGATCCGCAACGCGCGGTCATCGATGTCGAAGATTACCTCTACGCCACGCAACAGTTGTCCCAGACCACCCTGCGCAGTGTGCTGGGTAAAAGCCAGTTGGACGACCTTTTGGCGCATCGCGAGAAGATCAACGATCACCTGCAACAGACGATCGACCAGCAGACCGAGCCCTGGGGCGTGAAGGTCGCCAACGTCGAACTCAAAAATGTGGATTTGCCCACCGAAATGCAGAGAGCGCTGGCCAAGCAGGCGGAAGCCGAACGCGAGCGGCGCGCCAAGGTGATCCATGCCGAAGGCGAATTCGAAGCCAGCCGGCGCATCAGCGACGCGGCGGACATCATCCACGCCCATCCGCCGGCCCTGCAATTGCGCTTCCTGCAGACCATGGTGGACCTCTCGGTGGATAAAACCAGCACGGTGTTCTTCCCGTTCCCGCTGGAAATGCTGAAATCCCTGGCCGGGGCTCCCAAAACTGACGACAACAATCCGGGAACCGCCTGAAAACAAAGCCTTCCTGGGGGTCGGAGAAAGGAGGATTGTAGCCGGTTCTATTTTCCGCTAGGGTCCTTTTGCATGGGAAAATCCCCGACCGATGTAATAAAATAGGGGAAGAACGTTCTTTTTTGGATTGTTATCTGAATGGACCCGGCGCACCTCATCCATGAATTCCTCGACCGCGTTCGCCACTACAGGACTCGGGTCAATCTCCTCTCTGGAACTTACCTGATTCTGTTCCTGCTCGTTGCCGGGGGACTGGCCGCCAACCTGCTGGCCTACTTTTTAAAGGATCCCGGCCCCTGGCTGATTCCCTTCCTGGCCGTCTGGTCTCTACCCCTGTTGTACCTGCTGGGCCGGACCTACATTGCCGAATGGTTTCTGCGTCTTCGACGCGACCAGGCGGCGCTTCTTGTTGAAGAAAAGGTCCGTCATCTCAACAACAACCTCATCAATTCCATTCAACTGGAACCGCAGTTGAAGGAGGAGCGGCCGGACGGCATCTCGCGCGAGATGATCGTGGAGCTCCTGGCCCGCACGCAGAAGGACATTCGCGACTTGCGGCCGGAAGACATCGTTTCCACCGACCGCATCAAGCACACACGCCGCGCCCTGGTCGGGTCGCTGGCGATCCTGCTCGTGGCCGCCCTCTCCCTGCCGGATTTCTGGACGCGCGGCTACGAACACTGGGTGGCGCCGCCACCGGAGGCCGGCCCCATAAAACAGGTCAGCGGCTCGCCCGACAGCTCCGGATCCAACCAGCCGGAATTCGAATACGCCATCGAATCGATGACCCTCGAATTCAATTACCCCGCCTACACACAGTTGAAGCGCATCACGTTGAACAACGCCGATGGGAAGATCAAAGTTCTGCCGGGAACGGAAGTGAACGTCACGGCGCGCACCAACCATCCGGTTGCGGGTGCATCCCTGGTGCTGAACAACCGCGACAACCTGTCCATGGATGCGCTGGATGACCACCGCATCCGGGGACGCTTCATCGTCAAGGAAGGCGGCTTCTATCAGTTCCGCCTTAAATCGCCGGATGGGCACAAGGTGCTGTTGCCAACCAGGTACCCGATCGAAT
Coding sequences within it:
- the holB gene encoding DNA polymerase III subunit delta' — translated: MSFETILGQGQAKHIIGRALEQGTVAHAYLYFGPESVGKKRTALEFAKALNCAESGPHDACGDCAPCRKIHLGQHPDVFLLEPTKKASSRDTSISIDEIRDLQKKLGFTPYEGRYKVAVVDGVEKMNLQACNAFLKTLEEPPAATVLILVTANPYQMLPTIISRCQGVRFHPLPQEALRAILESHPDAEGMLDEEIELRVLRSQGQVARALAEDVAEIARYREELLALLSQLSFRRMDLLFAWCRETGRGHDLPQIKKILEELLGLLRDVALLQAGCGTESLNNRDLAGRLGPLAQAKPRSAVLHMMESVFRTRNLLERNANVQLTLENMLMQFCEAA
- a CDS encoding PSP1 domain-containing protein, yielding MQNETLNPSTTEGDACAEPSRPKFVIGVRLRGRDKTQVCDPHTLQLRVGMEVMVETEDGLQIGVVASNKILNVRKDACRPPKVIRLANQEDLQHEQNKCERESKATVMCRDLIVNLKLPMNLSRVVFFEELNKSVFYFTAEGRIDFRQLVKELASRLRHRIEMRQVGVRDEAKSINGHGVCGEELCCSRFLPEFTPVTIRMAKDQGLALNPSKISGVCGRLMCCLQYEHNIYKDLIKEMPKLGKTISTPDGKGRVIQNDILKQKVTVRLEDDFIMYYDLEELREHLPPQAVQPPKPAS
- the metG gene encoding methionine--tRNA ligase, with amino-acid sequence MNRTFYITTPIYYVNDVPHIGHAYTTIAADVAARYRRLDGDDVFFLTGTDEHGQKVQQAAQQAGRTTQEHVDALHKPFKDLWVRFNISNSDFIRTTEERHTRVVRQILQALYDKGEIYRDSYEGWYCMPDERFWTEKDLVDGNCPECGRKVEKIKEYNYFFRMSQYQDWLMDHIQKNESFILPASRKNEILGFLKKPLEDLCISRPKERLPWGIPMPFDEDYVTYVWFDALINYISIHGSLEEILKTKYWPAAHHLIGKDILTTHAVYWSTMLKAIGISPPLNIFAHGWWTVEGKKMSKSLRNVVEPNLLIDQFGVDVIRYFLMREVPFGLDGDFSHKALIGRVNSDLANNLGNLLNRTLNMIGKYYGGTVPEAGVEGDEDAGLKGKSKEVVEQVHDFYDELAYNRILMKIWELLDASNQYINNTAPWNLAKSDEGKQRLATVLYNAAEACRVIGILIYPFMPDTTKKMMTQLGIGTSIEEQGLASIRTWGWFPAGTEIKQGEQIFPRIEDKAAEKILASVEAKASDDGASAETDGDNLIQIDEFMKLDLRVALVVEAEKVKKSKKLIKLKVDLGNEQRQVVAGIAESYEPEKLVGRKVILVANLKPAKLMGIESQGMILAGSDKDKIVLAGFDEELELGARVK
- a CDS encoding YchF/TatD family DNA exonuclease gives rise to the protein MIIDTHAHMDMTDFDADRDEMIQRAVESGVKYIVNIGCDIPSSTRSVELTEEHDFIYASVGIHPHDVKDIDENTYLELKELLQHPRVIAVGETGLDYFKNYSPHDLQREHFRKHIELAREHRKPLVIHTRDAKEDTIAILSEYYPNDPNARSGIFHCFTGDQELAEAALAMGFYISFSGVVTFKNAEELRAVAKTIPADRLFVETDCPYMAPVPMRGKRNEPAFVNHTANFLAELRGTSVQDLHRTVELNFFDLYGIGSKAKSGTISYQIRNSLYLNLTQRCTANCVFCTRISKPIVQGYNLALDREPTAQEVWESIDDPTKYDEVVFCGYGEPTLRLDVIKEVAKKIKGAGGRVRLNTNGHGNVINKRNILPELEGLVDSVSISLNADNSDAYDEVSQPLPNYRGKIYDEILKFIEDARLHIPDVQATIVTHQKDVDEDKCEEIAEKQFGVKYRPRRYNIVG
- a CDS encoding DUF423 domain-containing protein, producing MRRWILIGSILGGLSVMLGAFGAHSLKAVLTEKSLATFQTANQYQFFHSLALVLVGLLCGYLGEGNDSKANKAGWFFLAGIVMFSGSLYWLALGGPRVLGPVTPLGGLSFMIGWFLLAFSFPKK
- a CDS encoding Crp/Fnr family transcriptional regulator; protein product: MKTADLVDHLNRISFFDDFTEKEKQALAQITGTVQNVARGECVIRKGTTDPTMYFVLEGTIVISAGEDLDHEITELHVGALFGDVPFVKAVPRVTSVLAKTDATLLRYHKDQMDQMDPLLIGKFKDQFLKLFVIRLDMLKSTISQNRVDFEKFFDSFQNIFKEIEVINQDTVVPEDDKQE
- a CDS encoding S1C family serine protease, with the translated sequence MMKLNWKTITLASLLFVGVPMLSIMGSGHSLQPENAYALSTDTSPVGTNRITEVVKKQDKAVVGVHSSVKMERTRGMDPRNPFGPGVPSPGPAPQGSGSGFIIDKEGHVLTNNHVVDGADQVKIQLHDGKEYEAEVIGKDPATDIALLKIVRKEGDTSPLPHMKLGDSKNLEVGEWVIAIGNPFGLNHTVTTGIVSAKGRNLGSGPYDAFIQTDASINPGNSGGPLLNMNGDVIGINTMILSGNGGNVGIGFAIPINMAKSIVADLKKDGKVTRGWLGVTIQKMTEELASSFGLSEPKGVLINGVLPKGPAERGGLKRGDVIVKYDGQDLVDFSALPKMVGTTAPGKTVTLDILRDGKPVSVEVTIEKMQESQA
- a CDS encoding slipin family protein, whose translation is MNGFIVGLIILLVILFSAFKVLREYERGVIFLLGKFYKVKGPGLILVIPILQQMVKVSLRTVVMDVPPQDIITRDNVTVRVNAVVYFRVIDPQRAVIDVEDYLYATQQLSQTTLRSVLGKSQLDDLLAHREKINDHLQQTIDQQTEPWGVKVANVELKNVDLPTEMQRALAKQAEAERERRAKVIHAEGEFEASRRISDAADIIHAHPPALQLRFLQTMVDLSVDKTSTVFFPFPLEMLKSLAGAPKTDDNNPGTA